One genomic region from Vibrio cyclitrophicus encodes:
- the mnmC gene encoding bifunctional tRNA (5-methylaminomethyl-2-thiouridine)(34)-methyltransferase MnmD/FAD-dependent 5-carboxymethylaminomethyl-2-thiouridine(34) oxidoreductase MnmC produces MTSITNAELEWNESGTPVSDQFDDVYFSNVNGLEETRYVFLKQNHLPERWLEHQQRRFVIAETGFGTGLNFLAVWQWFDTFIKDNPQAMTKELHFISFEKYPLNKEDLIKAHQSWPELAEYATQLQEHYPIALPECHRIVLGDGTITLDLWFGDIKDCMPNVPTPREGLVDAWFLDGFAPSKNPEMWNQNLFNGMAKLAKQDCSCATFTAAGFVRRGLIEAGFAMKKVKGFGTKREMIAGRLDEKHAHTNIKPWYGLAQHSDSQDIAIIGGGVASAALAKTLSRRGKDITLYCEHQHAAGNASGNNQGAIYPLLSEATSNVSRIFGPGLLFARQFINQAAQSVNFDHSWCGVNILMWDEGSTKKLNRMLEGNFHTDLIQRLSPEQANEKIGLPVDKESVYFPLGGWLSPLQLTRGLISKLEETNQVSAHYQHQVTQLEWLEVEQQWQLTIDTPQGAIQTKHDQVVVANGHKFTQFEQTQPVPLTPVKGQVSHIPTTENLTKLKTVLCFDGYLTPQNPNNGHHCIGANYDKTNIDQEFDIEVQQHNGDRLNGSLPDQEWTKDVDTSDNLARQGIRSVSRDHLPFVGNVGNFESIKEQYQGLHNFNPQRDSVEDVQTVTSFPNLYCFIGLGSRGLSSAPLLAEVLASQMCGNPLPLPVDVLEAIHPSRMWVRRLRKGKALTAGWVADKHSKTNP; encoded by the coding sequence ATGACTTCAATTACTAATGCAGAACTGGAATGGAATGAGTCTGGCACGCCAGTTTCAGACCAATTTGACGACGTTTACTTCTCTAATGTTAACGGTTTAGAAGAAACTCGCTACGTCTTTTTAAAACAAAACCACCTTCCAGAGCGTTGGCTTGAACATCAACAACGCCGTTTTGTGATTGCGGAAACCGGATTTGGTACCGGTTTGAACTTTCTCGCGGTCTGGCAATGGTTCGATACTTTTATTAAAGATAACCCACAAGCGATGACCAAAGAGTTACATTTCATCAGTTTTGAAAAATATCCTTTAAATAAAGAGGATCTCATCAAAGCACATCAATCGTGGCCAGAATTAGCCGAGTATGCGACGCAACTCCAAGAGCACTACCCTATCGCTCTGCCTGAATGTCACCGCATTGTGCTAGGCGACGGTACAATCACGCTTGATTTGTGGTTTGGCGATATTAAAGATTGTATGCCTAACGTACCAACCCCACGTGAAGGTTTGGTTGACGCTTGGTTCTTAGATGGCTTTGCGCCAAGTAAGAATCCTGAGATGTGGAATCAGAACCTATTCAACGGCATGGCCAAACTGGCAAAACAAGATTGCAGCTGTGCAACGTTTACTGCTGCTGGTTTTGTTCGCCGCGGTTTAATCGAAGCTGGTTTTGCGATGAAAAAAGTTAAAGGCTTTGGTACTAAGCGTGAAATGATTGCTGGCCGACTTGATGAGAAGCACGCTCATACCAACATTAAACCTTGGTATGGCCTAGCTCAACACAGTGATTCACAAGATATCGCCATTATCGGTGGTGGTGTTGCCAGTGCTGCGCTTGCCAAAACATTAAGCCGACGCGGTAAAGACATCACGCTTTATTGTGAACACCAACACGCCGCTGGAAATGCCTCTGGTAACAACCAAGGTGCGATTTATCCGCTACTCAGCGAAGCGACATCCAATGTCTCAAGAATATTTGGTCCGGGCTTATTGTTTGCCCGCCAATTTATTAATCAAGCAGCACAATCAGTAAACTTCGATCACAGCTGGTGTGGCGTAAATATTCTGATGTGGGATGAAGGTTCAACCAAAAAGCTCAATCGCATGTTGGAAGGCAACTTCCACACCGACCTAATTCAGCGTTTGTCGCCAGAACAAGCGAACGAAAAGATTGGCTTACCGGTTGATAAAGAGAGTGTTTACTTTCCATTGGGTGGGTGGCTAAGCCCTCTTCAGCTTACTCGAGGTTTGATTAGCAAGTTAGAAGAAACCAACCAAGTGAGCGCGCACTATCAACATCAAGTAACTCAACTTGAGTGGCTCGAAGTTGAACAACAATGGCAACTCACCATTGATACTCCACAAGGTGCGATTCAAACTAAACATGACCAAGTAGTCGTTGCGAACGGCCACAAGTTCACCCAGTTTGAGCAGACTCAACCCGTACCTCTTACTCCGGTTAAAGGCCAAGTAAGCCATATTCCGACCACAGAAAACTTAACCAAGCTAAAAACCGTGTTGTGCTTTGATGGTTACCTAACGCCGCAAAATCCAAATAACGGTCACCACTGTATTGGCGCGAACTACGACAAAACCAATATCGACCAAGAGTTTGATATTGAGGTTCAGCAACATAATGGTGATCGCCTGAACGGATCGCTGCCAGACCAAGAGTGGACAAAAGATGTCGACACCAGTGACAACTTAGCGCGCCAAGGTATCCGAAGCGTAAGCCGAGATCACCTACCATTTGTCGGCAATGTGGGCAATTTCGAATCGATCAAAGAGCAATACCAAGGCCTGCACAACTTCAACCCTCAACGAGATTCGGTTGAGGATGTTCAAACGGTAACGAGCTTCCCTAACCTTTATTGCTTTATTGGACTAGGCTCACGCGGCTTAAGCTCTGCGCCATTATTAGCTGAAGTGTTAGCATCACAAATGTGTGGCAATCCGCTGCCTTTGCCTGTTGATGTGCTTGAGGCTATTCACCCAAGCAGAATGTGGGTTCGTAGGTTGCGTAAAGGCAAAGCGTTAACGGCGGGATGGGTTGCAGACAAGCACTCTAAAACAAACCCGTAG
- the fabB gene encoding beta-ketoacyl-ACP synthase I encodes MKRVVITGMGIVSSIGNNVEEVLASLKEGKSGITASEQFKENGLRSQVWGNLKMNPADHIDRKKMRFMGDAAAFAYLSMEQAIADSGLTEDQVSNDRTGIVAGSGGASSLNQVNAVDIIREKGVKRVGPYMVPRTMASTVSACLATPFKIRGVNYSMSSACATSAHCIGHAMELIQLGKQDVVFAGGGEELDWSLTMMFDAMGALSTKYNDTPELASRTYDADRDGFVISGGGGMLVIEELEHAVARGAKIYGEIVGYGATSDGYDMVAPSGEGAVRCMKMAMQNVDGVDYVNTHGTSTPVGDVKELGAIQEVFGGNSPAISATKAMTGHALGAAGVHEAIYSTLMLDNGFIAPSINVANLDEAGAGLDIVTEAREQELTTVMSNSFGFGGTNATLVIKKYQG; translated from the coding sequence ATGAAACGAGTCGTAATCACCGGTATGGGTATTGTTTCAAGTATCGGTAACAACGTCGAAGAAGTTTTAGCATCACTGAAAGAGGGTAAATCAGGTATTACCGCTTCAGAGCAGTTCAAGGAAAATGGCTTGCGCTCTCAAGTTTGGGGTAACCTGAAAATGAACCCTGCTGACCATATCGACCGCAAAAAAATGCGCTTTATGGGTGATGCAGCGGCATTCGCATATCTTTCAATGGAGCAAGCAATTGCTGACTCTGGTTTAACTGAAGATCAAGTATCTAATGACCGCACAGGTATCGTTGCGGGTTCAGGTGGTGCTTCATCTCTAAACCAAGTTAACGCTGTAGACATCATCCGTGAAAAAGGCGTTAAGCGCGTTGGTCCATACATGGTTCCACGTACAATGGCTTCGACGGTTTCGGCTTGTCTTGCTACACCATTCAAAATCCGTGGCGTGAACTACTCTATGAGCTCTGCATGTGCGACATCTGCACACTGTATTGGTCACGCAATGGAGCTTATCCAACTGGGTAAACAAGACGTTGTATTCGCTGGTGGCGGTGAAGAACTGGATTGGTCTCTGACTATGATGTTCGACGCAATGGGCGCTCTTTCTACTAAATATAACGACACGCCAGAATTGGCTTCTCGTACCTACGATGCAGACCGTGACGGTTTCGTTATCTCTGGTGGCGGCGGCATGCTAGTAATCGAAGAGCTTGAGCACGCAGTTGCTCGTGGCGCAAAAATCTACGGCGAGATCGTGGGTTACGGCGCAACTTCAGATGGCTACGACATGGTTGCTCCTTCTGGTGAAGGCGCGGTTCGTTGTATGAAGATGGCAATGCAAAACGTTGATGGTGTTGACTACGTGAACACCCACGGTACTTCAACTCCTGTTGGTGACGTTAAAGAACTTGGCGCAATCCAAGAAGTATTTGGCGGCAACAGCCCAGCAATCTCAGCAACTAAAGCGATGACAGGTCACGCTCTAGGTGCAGCTGGTGTACACGAAGCAATTTACTCAACACTAATGCTTGATAACGGCTTTATCGCTCCAAGCATTAACGTTGCAAACCTAGACGAAGCAGGCGCAGGCCTAGACATCGTAACGGAAGCTCGTGAGCAAGAGCTAACAACGGTTATGTCTAACAGCTTTGGTTTCGGTGGTACGAACGCAACGCTAGTAATCAAAAAATACCAAGGCTAA
- a CDS encoding 4-phosphoerythronate dehydrogenase, which produces MKILIDENMPYAEALFSQLGEVTMKSGRTLTADDLVDVDALMIRSVTKVNEALISKANKLKFVGTATAGMDHVDQELMKERGIFFTAAPGCNKVGVAEYAFSAMMVLAQQQGFSVFDKTVGIIGCGQVGSYLAKCLEGIGIKVLLNDPLKQQEGDTREFTDLETLLEQSDVITLHTPITKTGEFPTHHMINEKVLNNFRADQILINAARGPIVDNQALKARLQKADGFTAVLDVFEFEPEVDFELLPLLAFATPHVAGYGLEGKARGTTMIFNSYCEFLGTEQRAYASDLLPIAPVPQMKLDRAWDEATLHNLTQLIYDVRKDDALFRRNISTPGSFDKMRKEYWDRREYSAVELTGDESCNLTPLSKLGFMVKPTL; this is translated from the coding sequence ATGAAAATCTTAATCGATGAAAATATGCCTTATGCTGAAGCGCTTTTTAGCCAGCTAGGTGAAGTGACAATGAAGTCCGGTCGAACGCTAACCGCTGACGATCTTGTTGACGTAGATGCTCTGATGATTCGCTCGGTGACTAAGGTCAATGAAGCGCTGATCAGCAAAGCGAACAAGCTTAAGTTTGTTGGAACTGCAACAGCTGGTATGGATCACGTCGACCAAGAATTGATGAAAGAGCGTGGTATTTTCTTTACTGCAGCGCCTGGCTGTAACAAGGTGGGTGTTGCTGAGTATGCCTTCAGCGCGATGATGGTGCTTGCGCAGCAACAAGGCTTCTCTGTATTTGACAAAACGGTCGGTATTATCGGTTGTGGTCAGGTAGGTAGCTACTTAGCGAAGTGCTTAGAAGGTATTGGCATTAAAGTCTTGCTGAACGACCCTCTAAAACAGCAAGAGGGTGATACTCGTGAGTTCACCGACCTTGAAACGTTGTTAGAACAATCTGATGTAATTACTTTGCATACACCTATCACCAAGACGGGCGAATTTCCAACGCACCACATGATTAACGAAAAAGTGCTGAATAACTTCCGCGCTGATCAGATCCTAATTAATGCTGCGCGTGGCCCGATTGTCGACAACCAAGCGCTAAAAGCTCGTCTGCAAAAAGCTGACGGTTTTACTGCGGTTCTGGATGTATTTGAGTTTGAGCCTGAAGTCGACTTTGAGCTTCTTCCATTATTAGCTTTTGCAACTCCACACGTAGCGGGCTACGGTTTAGAGGGCAAAGCGCGCGGTACTACGATGATCTTCAACAGCTATTGTGAATTTTTAGGTACTGAACAACGTGCTTATGCAAGCGATCTTCTGCCGATAGCCCCAGTGCCTCAAATGAAATTAGATAGAGCTTGGGATGAAGCAACACTGCACAATTTGACTCAGTTGATCTATGATGTGCGCAAAGACGACGCCTTATTCCGTCGCAATATCTCTACGCCGGGTTCTTTTGATAAGATGCGTAAAGAATATTGGGACCGTAGAGAGTACAGTGCAGTCGAGTTAACGGGCGACGAATCTTGTAATTTAACGCCGTTATCTAAACTCGGTTTTATGGTAAAGCCAACTTTATAA
- a CDS encoding aspartate-semialdehyde dehydrogenase has translation MSQEFNIAILGATGAVGETILEVLKERKFPVGELHLLASERSEGKTSRFNGKTIQVQNVEDFDWSQVHIAFFSAGSELSERWAPIAADEGVVVIDNTSRFRYEYDVPLVVPEVNPEAIAEFRNRNIIANPNCSTIQMVVALKPIHDEVGLERINVSTYQSVSGAGKPGIDELAGQTAKLLNGMPAENSAFSQQIAFNCIPQIDEFTENGYTREEMKMVWETQKIFADSSITVNPTCVRVPVFYGHAESLHIETRAPIGAEQVVQLLENTEGVEVFQALDFPTQVRDAGGKDHVMVGRIRNDISHHSGVNMWVVADNVRKGAATNAVQIAEVLIRDYF, from the coding sequence ATGAGCCAAGAATTTAATATTGCTATTTTAGGTGCGACTGGTGCGGTTGGTGAAACCATTCTTGAAGTACTTAAAGAGCGTAAATTCCCTGTCGGTGAACTGCACTTACTAGCAAGTGAACGTAGTGAAGGCAAAACTTCCCGTTTTAACGGCAAAACAATACAAGTACAAAACGTAGAAGACTTCGATTGGTCTCAAGTACATATTGCGTTTTTCTCTGCTGGTAGCGAGCTTTCTGAGCGTTGGGCTCCAATTGCTGCGGATGAAGGTGTGGTTGTTATCGATAACACATCACGCTTTCGTTACGAATACGATGTTCCTCTGGTTGTGCCAGAAGTGAACCCTGAAGCGATTGCTGAGTTCCGTAACCGTAACATCATTGCGAACCCTAACTGTTCTACTATCCAAATGGTTGTAGCACTAAAACCAATTCACGATGAAGTCGGTCTTGAGCGTATTAACGTTTCAACTTACCAATCTGTGTCTGGTGCAGGTAAGCCGGGTATCGATGAGCTAGCAGGTCAAACGGCTAAGCTTCTTAACGGCATGCCAGCTGAAAATTCAGCGTTCTCACAGCAGATCGCGTTCAACTGTATTCCTCAAATCGATGAGTTTACTGAGAACGGCTACACGCGTGAAGAGATGAAGATGGTTTGGGAAACTCAAAAGATCTTTGCTGATTCTTCAATCACAGTGAACCCAACGTGTGTTCGCGTACCTGTATTCTACGGTCACGCTGAATCTCTACACATTGAAACTCGCGCGCCAATCGGTGCAGAACAAGTGGTTCAGCTTCTAGAGAACACAGAAGGTGTTGAAGTATTCCAAGCGCTCGACTTCCCAACTCAGGTTCGTGATGCTGGTGGTAAAGACCACGTTATGGTTGGTCGTATTCGTAACGACATCAGCCACCACAGCGGCGTGAACATGTGGGTGGTTGCTGATAACGTTCGTAAAGGTGCGGCGACAAACGCAGTACAAATCGCTGAAGTTCTGATTCGCGATTACTTCTAA
- a CDS encoding FimV/HubP family polar landmark protein → MFQIFKPWLMPFAFIIATQISVVRADSIRVVGPNGQIQSAPTFSEPLQRAQSNSAEPSRFYGPTRGSETLWSIASKLRPDNSVSVQQTLLAIYRLNPQAFENQNIHSLLPASNLRVPSLEQTRASSTQQAINIMNSHLAKLDAPVTKPAASKPKAPIPESANNVAPAKQVSAAETVKKPLSPTQSSLANSAPTQEMNKLEKQLELSETELLSLEEKNHQLRLMLSNVQSEVDELKTELSDEDRIRSEVEKLLDEERRKNAEIEKMAPSAMDELLSNGWLVAALAIIPGLLLGLIIVMLLGRRSKNDEQQQTSQDQPIQPEPSSAAPIALSDEMDDFDNDLSLDDELFGTEDDANKLFDDQALAEEDDVFAGLEESDLDFNLDGEDDDPFASIGDNGDLDTNFDELDLDSSNGISVNAEEKALGLEEMERALDKTAESALDSDDGDFDLSDDNTMSADDIEALLSQESATEDLGSNELDQSLLDDLFALDDEDDDSFDIDALISEEQNDSASSTNMPATDDFDIDALISEQQSDAKPADVSNDEFDIDALISEQQTSQPAVPSVEDDIDDIFAQVAAQNNGANDPFDLDSDDEIASDLNSGLASDDDIENILAQFDQPLESEEEPDSVDLLDEQLSRNDVDLSNSTDLLDEMLEDESDEDSGEPLGFDALSELEELSGLSTDDELNIAEDSIETLDELISDSDGDDFELDAESTDLLDDFLDSELLADDLSTDGTDKPVTESLDPFDDLLTSGIEDELESEELTFDKELDTAFDLDKTSDDLLTDSDVEPEQITDQPTELESSEAELAQTTDTSETLQPEQPSTNDESLDSEIAENDVDVPAESEKAFNSDDFIDDLFGVAPATDALLDDALETTDEELVDELMTSDDSALQEAVEEPIEDLIDNISEPEQTSLPDATETLPEESVSSVEDDELDIDSLLSENSDLEAPVYDELKQEEPSQHRTEQGESAAQDSSEDTAPSLENHVAPPSLNDISEDDEETVEDWLAEAIDDVESPENIDSDFNFEPKIEGSDELENVVESMPEPVRAANMPEIIPNEFGVPEDDDWLIGEDTINEGALTESDAEVTSESEAPVADSQLDAAPESGAVPQTETTPQVESVPQTETTSSDSEDEFSFDDFELPEFGEEDALAEAVSEPDEAQLEQDLSDGTETFEFDDLDLPEYDEESAKADSVLDDIEQSSDEPVAEEQGVELDEFDLPEYGEDEAISDAFAEKPTPLTSFSPQGEEQDALHDLFSNPQSFSQADDFSDTEEPEVEDFTQPMTSAGEAPRQDLNTALTQDEPLEGFDDFDETALAELLSEDVQDSVDNMFNKPLDATSIDSAGLDIDAMLEVGGEDWKGFNLAPEQQSSMHNDVPDDQQEIWASAEQQAEPKIKEENWAQQDNLTESGNSRDKQYMTIDELMAQVEQEGEEVINPDDEELKLDVGLNEFPDVIGDIGNFDVDSNAEAAGKLDLAKIYIEMSDPHGAIKLLEEAIVDGSDDIRREAKNLIDTLNGR, encoded by the coding sequence ATGTTTCAAATTTTCAAGCCGTGGTTAATGCCTTTTGCCTTTATCATTGCGACTCAGATTTCCGTTGTTCGTGCAGATTCCATTCGAGTTGTAGGGCCTAATGGTCAGATACAATCAGCGCCTACGTTTTCAGAACCTCTTCAAAGAGCGCAGTCGAATAGCGCTGAGCCTTCTCGTTTCTATGGTCCAACTCGTGGCTCAGAAACTTTGTGGTCTATTGCCTCAAAGCTACGCCCTGATAACTCTGTTTCAGTTCAACAAACCTTGTTGGCTATTTATCGCTTAAACCCGCAAGCGTTTGAAAATCAGAATATCCATAGCTTGTTGCCTGCCAGTAATTTACGTGTTCCTTCTTTAGAGCAAACACGTGCTAGCTCGACGCAGCAAGCTATCAACATCATGAACTCGCACCTTGCTAAGCTTGACGCTCCTGTGACTAAGCCTGCAGCTTCGAAGCCAAAGGCGCCGATTCCTGAAAGCGCAAACAATGTTGCCCCAGCCAAACAAGTCAGCGCTGCAGAAACCGTTAAAAAGCCATTGTCTCCAACCCAGTCCTCTCTAGCCAACTCAGCTCCAACCCAGGAGATGAACAAGCTAGAGAAACAGTTAGAGCTTTCAGAAACAGAGTTGTTGTCACTTGAAGAGAAAAACCACCAACTTCGTTTGATGTTGTCGAATGTCCAATCGGAAGTCGATGAACTAAAAACAGAACTCAGTGATGAAGACCGCATTCGCAGCGAAGTCGAAAAGCTACTTGATGAAGAGCGTAGAAAGAACGCTGAAATCGAAAAAATGGCACCGAGTGCGATGGACGAACTGTTATCTAATGGTTGGTTAGTTGCGGCCCTTGCGATTATTCCGGGTCTTTTACTTGGTTTGATTATTGTGATGTTGTTAGGTCGTCGTTCTAAAAATGATGAACAGCAACAAACCTCTCAAGATCAACCTATTCAGCCAGAGCCAAGCAGCGCAGCGCCTATCGCTCTTAGCGATGAAATGGATGACTTTGACAACGATCTATCTCTAGATGATGAGTTGTTTGGTACTGAAGATGACGCCAATAAGTTGTTTGATGACCAAGCACTTGCAGAAGAAGACGATGTATTTGCGGGTTTAGAAGAGTCTGATCTCGACTTCAACCTTGACGGTGAAGATGATGACCCATTTGCCAGCATCGGTGATAACGGTGACTTAGATACCAACTTCGACGAGCTGGACTTAGACAGCAGTAACGGCATCAGTGTCAACGCTGAAGAAAAAGCACTTGGCCTTGAAGAGATGGAACGTGCGCTTGATAAAACGGCAGAAAGCGCACTTGATTCGGATGATGGTGATTTTGACCTTTCGGATGACAATACAATGTCTGCTGATGACATTGAGGCGTTACTATCTCAAGAATCCGCAACAGAAGATTTAGGCTCAAATGAGCTAGACCAATCTCTACTTGATGATCTGTTTGCGCTTGATGATGAAGATGATGACAGTTTCGATATCGATGCGTTGATTTCAGAAGAGCAAAATGATTCGGCTTCTAGCACAAACATGCCAGCAACTGATGACTTCGACATTGATGCGCTTATTTCAGAGCAACAGAGCGATGCTAAACCAGCCGATGTGAGCAACGATGAATTTGATATCGATGCTTTGATTTCTGAACAGCAGACCTCACAACCTGCGGTTCCTAGTGTAGAAGATGATATTGATGACATCTTTGCTCAAGTCGCAGCGCAGAACAATGGAGCTAATGATCCTTTTGACCTAGATAGCGATGATGAGATTGCTTCTGATCTTAACAGCGGTTTAGCGTCTGATGATGATATTGAAAATATTCTGGCTCAGTTTGATCAACCATTAGAAAGTGAAGAAGAACCAGACAGTGTTGACCTACTGGATGAACAATTATCAAGAAATGATGTTGATCTAAGTAACTCAACTGACCTGCTTGACGAAATGCTAGAAGATGAATCAGATGAGGATTCTGGCGAACCTTTGGGCTTTGATGCTTTATCTGAACTGGAGGAGCTTTCTGGTCTATCAACCGATGATGAACTAAACATCGCAGAAGACAGTATAGAAACCTTGGATGAATTGATCAGTGATTCTGATGGTGATGACTTTGAGCTTGATGCTGAGAGTACAGATTTACTTGATGATTTTCTTGATAGCGAATTATTAGCTGACGATCTTTCAACCGATGGAACAGATAAGCCGGTCACTGAATCTTTAGACCCGTTTGATGACTTACTAACCAGTGGTATTGAAGACGAGCTTGAATCAGAAGAATTGACGTTTGATAAAGAGTTGGACACCGCGTTTGATTTAGACAAAACCAGTGATGACCTTCTTACCGATTCAGACGTTGAGCCTGAACAGATAACCGATCAACCAACTGAACTTGAGTCCTCAGAAGCTGAGTTAGCACAAACAACCGATACAAGTGAAACACTGCAGCCTGAACAACCTTCAACCAACGATGAATCATTAGATTCGGAAATTGCTGAAAACGATGTTGATGTTCCGGCTGAAAGTGAAAAAGCGTTTAACAGTGATGACTTTATCGATGATTTGTTTGGCGTAGCGCCTGCAACGGATGCATTGCTAGATGATGCACTAGAAACAACTGACGAAGAGTTGGTTGATGAGTTGATGACGTCTGATGACAGTGCTTTACAGGAAGCGGTTGAAGAGCCAATTGAAGATCTCATTGATAATATTTCAGAGCCAGAACAAACGTCTCTTCCGGATGCTACTGAAACCTTACCAGAAGAGAGCGTGTCGTCTGTTGAAGATGACGAACTGGATATAGATTCACTGCTATCTGAAAACTCTGATCTCGAAGCACCAGTTTATGATGAGCTAAAGCAGGAAGAACCTAGTCAACACAGAACTGAACAAGGCGAGTCAGCCGCACAAGACAGTAGTGAAGACACCGCGCCTAGTCTTGAAAACCACGTTGCTCCGCCTTCTTTGAATGATATTTCTGAAGACGATGAAGAGACGGTTGAAGATTGGCTAGCAGAAGCGATCGACGATGTCGAATCTCCAGAGAACATTGACTCTGATTTTAACTTTGAACCGAAAATTGAAGGTAGCGATGAGCTAGAGAATGTTGTTGAATCCATGCCAGAGCCAGTTCGTGCTGCGAATATGCCAGAGATCATTCCCAATGAATTTGGTGTACCAGAGGATGACGATTGGCTGATTGGAGAGGATACAATTAACGAAGGTGCATTGACGGAATCTGACGCGGAAGTAACATCGGAATCAGAAGCTCCTGTTGCTGACTCTCAACTCGACGCTGCACCTGAAAGCGGTGCTGTGCCTCAAACGGAAACCACACCACAAGTTGAATCTGTACCTCAAACTGAAACTACTTCCTCAGACAGCGAAGATGAGTTCTCTTTTGATGATTTCGAATTGCCTGAGTTCGGTGAAGAAGATGCATTGGCGGAAGCAGTTAGTGAACCGGACGAAGCACAGTTAGAGCAAGACTTATCTGATGGTACAGAGACGTTCGAGTTCGATGACCTTGACCTTCCTGAGTACGATGAAGAGAGTGCCAAAGCGGATTCTGTTCTTGATGACATTGAACAAAGTAGTGACGAGCCAGTCGCTGAAGAACAAGGCGTAGAATTAGATGAATTTGATTTGCCGGAATACGGTGAAGATGAAGCTATATCAGATGCCTTTGCTGAAAAACCAACGCCGTTAACTTCTTTTAGCCCGCAAGGTGAAGAGCAAGACGCATTGCATGACTTGTTCTCTAATCCACAAAGCTTTAGTCAAGCTGATGATTTCTCTGATACAGAAGAACCTGAAGTTGAAGACTTTACTCAACCGATGACTTCTGCGGGTGAAGCACCAAGACAAGACTTAAACACAGCGTTGACTCAAGACGAGCCACTTGAAGGCTTTGATGATTTTGATGAAACTGCATTAGCTGAATTGCTTTCTGAAGATGTTCAAGACTCTGTCGACAACATGTTCAACAAACCACTGGATGCGACCTCAATTGATAGTGCAGGACTTGATATTGATGCCATGCTTGAAGTTGGCGGTGAAGATTGGAAAGGCTTTAACCTAGCGCCAGAGCAACAATCGAGCATGCATAATGATGTGCCTGATGATCAACAAGAGATTTGGGCGTCGGCTGAACAGCAAGCTGAACCGAAGATCAAAGAAGAGAATTGGGCTCAACAAGACAACCTAACCGAATCAGGCAACAGTCGTGATAAGCAGTACATGACGATTGATGAACTAATGGCTCAAGTAGAGCAAGAAGGTGAAGAAGTCATTAATCCAGACGATGAAGAGTTAAAATTGGACGTTGGCCTAAATGAATTCCCTGATGTCATTGGTGATATTGGTAATTTTGATGTGGACAGCAACGCTGAAGCTGCTGGTAAGCTTGATTTGGCTAAAATCTATATCGAGATGAGTGATCCTCATGGAGCTATTAAGCTCTTGGAAGAGGCGATAGTAGACGGCAGCGATGATATTCGCCGAGAGGCAAAGAACCTCATCGATACGTTAAACGGCCGATAA
- the truA gene encoding tRNA pseudouridine(38-40) synthase TruA, whose protein sequence is MKIALGIEYNGTHYFGWQRQRDVKSVQEELEKALSVVANHPVEVMCAGRTDAGVHGTGQVVHFETNVDRKMVAWTMGANANMPKDIAVRWATEVNEDFHARFSATARRYRYIIFNHALRPGILNSGVSHYHGHLDEKKMHEAGQYLLGENDFTSFRATHCQSRSPWRNMIHLNVTRHGHYIVIDIKANAFVHHMVRNITGSLIAVGKGEQKPEWIQWLLEAKDRKVAGATAKAEGLYLVDVDYPEHFDLPREPIGPLFLPDDLN, encoded by the coding sequence ATGAAAATTGCTTTAGGTATTGAATATAACGGTACCCACTACTTTGGTTGGCAGCGCCAACGAGACGTGAAAAGTGTCCAAGAAGAATTGGAAAAGGCTCTTTCAGTTGTCGCGAATCACCCGGTAGAAGTTATGTGCGCAGGTCGAACCGATGCTGGTGTTCACGGTACGGGGCAAGTCGTTCACTTTGAAACAAATGTCGATCGCAAAATGGTAGCGTGGACAATGGGCGCGAATGCCAATATGCCAAAAGATATTGCGGTTCGTTGGGCTACAGAAGTGAATGAAGATTTTCATGCTCGTTTCTCAGCAACAGCTCGTCGCTATCGTTACATTATCTTTAACCACGCATTACGCCCTGGCATTTTAAATTCAGGAGTGAGTCATTATCATGGTCACCTTGATGAGAAAAAAATGCACGAAGCGGGTCAGTACTTGCTTGGTGAAAATGACTTTACGTCGTTTAGAGCAACACATTGCCAATCTCGCAGTCCATGGCGAAACATGATTCACTTAAACGTGACTCGTCATGGACACTACATCGTGATCGATATTAAAGCGAATGCGTTTGTCCATCATATGGTGAGGAATATCACTGGTAGCTTAATTGCGGTAGGTAAAGGTGAGCAGAAACCAGAGTGGATCCAATGGCTTTTAGAAGCAAAAGATCGAAAAGTTGCAGGTGCGACCGCAAAAGCGGAAGGCTTGTATCTGGTAGATGTTGATTATCCTGAACATTTTGATCTACCAAGAGAGCCAATTGGCCCTCTATTTTTACCGGATGATTTGAACTAA